A region from the Arachis ipaensis cultivar K30076 chromosome B01, Araip1.1, whole genome shotgun sequence genome encodes:
- the LOC107629114 gene encoding serine/threonine-protein kinase SAPK3, whose amino-acid sequence MEERYEPLKELGSGNFGVARLAKNKKTGELVAVKYIERGKKIDEKVQREIINHRSLRHPNIIRFKEVLLTPTHLAIVLEYASGGELFERICTAGRFSEDEARYFFQQLISGVSYCHSMEICHRDLKLENTLLDGNPSPRLKICDFGYSKSALLHSQPKSTVGTPAYIAPEVLSRKEYDGKIADVWSCGVTLYVMLVGAYPFEDPEDPRNFRKTIGRIIGVQYSIPDYVRVSAECRNLLSRIFVADPAKRITIPEIKQNPWFLKKLPRETMEAERKGGEDTQKDQPRQCVEEIMRIIQEARTPGPMSKASDVGQTGTGSLDDEDDEVDVSGDFEHV is encoded by the exons ATGGAGGAACGCTACGAGCCACTGAAGGAGCTTGGTTCTGGCAATTTCGGTGTTGCAAGGTTGGCCAAGAACAAGAAAACTGGGGAGCTTGTTGCGGTCAAATACATAGAGAGAGGCAAGAAG ATTGATGAGAAGGTTCAGAGGGAGATAATCAATCACAGGTCTTTAAGGCATCCCAATATCATTAGATTCAAAGAG GTGCTGCTGACCCCTACGCATTTAGCTATTGTCCTGGAGTATGCTTCAGGTGGTGAACTCTTTGAGAGGATATGCACCGCTGGTCGATTTAGTGAAGATGAG GCGAGATATTTCTTCCAACAGCTGATTTCTGGGGTTAGCTACTGTCATTCAATG GAAATTTGTCATAGAGATCTGAAATTGGAAAACACCCTCTTGGATGGAAATCCGTCTCCCCGACTTAAAATTTGTGACTTCGGTTACTCGAAG TCGGCTTTACTGCACTCTCAACCAAAATCAACAGTTGGAACTCCAGCATACATTGCTCCGGAGGTTCTGTCACGAAAGGAGTACGACGGAAAG ATTGCAGATGTTTGGTCCTGTGGTGTGACCCTTTATGTCATGTTAGTTGGTGCATACCCTTTTGAGGATCCGGAAGATCCTAGAAATTTCAGAAAGACTATTGGG AGAATAATAGGTGTTCAATACTCCATACCAGACTATGTTCGCGTTTCTGCAGAGTGTAGGAACCTTCTCTCTCGAATCTTTGTTGCCGACCCTGCCAAG AGGATCACCATCCCAGAGATAAAACAGAACCCTTGGTTTCTGAAGAAGTTGCCTAGAGAGACCATGGAAGCTGAAAGAAAAGGTGGAGAGGATACACAGAAAGACCAACCAAGGCAGTGCGTCGAAGAGATTATGCGGATCATACAAGAGGCTAGAACACCAGGGCCAATGtctaaggctagtgatgtgggcCAAACTGGCACTGGATCacttgatgatgaagatgatgaagtTGATGTTAGCGGTGACTTTGAACATGTTTGA